Sequence from the Saccharopolyspora pogona genome:
CGGTGTCGCATATCCGTGTTCCGCCAGCACTTTTTCCAGCAGGGCCGGCTCGGGCTCGGCGGGAGGCAGCCCCTTCGCCACCGCGGCGACAATGTAGCGGCCGGTGACCACCTGGGCCGTCCGCCACGGCACCCCCGCTCGTAGCGTCAGCTGGTTGGCGAGGGTGAATCCGCCGAAGTACTCCGCCTCGCAGGCACGGGCGAGGCGTTCCTCGTTGAACTCCAGGCGGTCCAGCACGCCGGTGAGCAGGCGCGAGATCGAGGCGAGCGTGTCGAACGCGGCGGGCACCTGGGCACTGGCCTCTTTGGACACCTCCACGGAGTTGCTGTAGGAGGTGGCGCGCTGCGCGGTCGCGATGCCGTGATAGGCCGCGTGCAGATGCGCGGTGCGGCCGCGAATCCTCTCCAGCACAGGGAAGTTCTTCTTCTGCGGCATCGCCGACGAGATGCCCGACCAGTCGTCGGGCAGGTCGAGGTAGCCGTAGCCGGTGCCGCCCCAGGTCATCAGGTCGGTGACAAACCGGCTCAGCGCCACGCCCAGCATCGAGAACTCGGCGCAGGCCTCCAGCGCCCAGTCCCGCTGCGACACCGCGCGCAACGCGTGCCGCTGAACACTCTCGCAGCCCAGCAGCCGGGCCATGCGTTCGCGATCCCAGCCCAGCTCCTGACCGGCCATCGCGCCCGCGCCCATCGGGCAGGCGCTGGCGGTCAGATAGACCGGCTCCAGCCGCGAGAGCGTGTGGAGCAGTTGCTCGGCCAGCGCGGAGAAGTAGAACGCCGGGCTGACCAGCTGGGCGGCCTGCATGTGCGTGTAGCCGGGCATCATCAGCCCGCCGGTGCGGGCGGCCAGCCGCCCGGCGGCGCGGCCCAACTCGATCAGCAGCTCGGCAGTGTCCAACAGTCGGGCCCGGCCGTACAGCACCTGCGCGGAGGCCTGGAGGTCGTTGCGGCTGCGGTCGACGTGCCAGGCGGGCGGCACCTCGGGCAACCGCCGGCTGATGAAGCTTTCCAGCGAGAACACCAGGTCGCTCATCGCCCCGCGCGCGGACCGCTCCACCGCGTCCGGGGTGGCGCGATCGAGCAGCCCGGAGATCAGCCCCACCTGCTCGCCGGTCAGCAGGCCCATCCTGGCGTACTCGGCGAGCAGCACCTTCTCCAATCGCACGTAGTGCGGCAGCAGGCAGGCCAGCTCGAACCGGAGCTGCGGTTCCAGGATCTCCGTGCGCA
This genomic interval carries:
- a CDS encoding argininosuccinate lyase, which produces MSIDHTNLTGRISAGPDGLLRTEILEPQLRFELACLLPHYVRLEKVLLAEYARMGLLTGEQVGLISGLLDRATPDAVERSARGAMSDLVFSLESFISRRLPEVPPAWHVDRSRNDLQASAQVLYGRARLLDTAELLIELGRAAGRLAARTGGLMMPGYTHMQAAQLVSPAFYFSALAEQLLHTLSRLEPVYLTASACPMGAGAMAGQELGWDRERMARLLGCESVQRHALRAVSQRDWALEACAEFSMLGVALSRFVTDLMTWGGTGYGYLDLPDDWSGISSAMPQKKNFPVLERIRGRTAHLHAAYHGIATAQRATSYSNSVEVSKEASAQVPAAFDTLASISRLLTGVLDRLEFNEERLARACEAEYFGGFTLANQLTLRAGVPWRTAQVVTGRYIVAAVAKGLPPAEPEPALLEKVLAEHGYATPLAEALLREAMDVTAALPAKRTAGSTGPEPMRELLATQEAEFDQLASVWAARRTGLADADAELAAVLAEAAGARA